The Xenopus tropicalis strain Nigerian chromosome 2, UCB_Xtro_10.0, whole genome shotgun sequence genome window below encodes:
- the LOC116408798 gene encoding uncharacterized protein LOC116408798: protein MFLVVEFIETNTVNIISESWLEDGVTWWPNYRSDERINRAVQKCEEPGADWKKYDVRVHSRTGDYLKARQKLRALLTCNTSELQTDEEEEVIRKRKIKPRQIFGDTDSDSEPEMAIKRRCHNVLPCPVPPIPPPTPDNEACQTTARPLLDQRQTESYFTAAPPAPLSTSCMPSSPLPHSSVGHFDTMHFQDDFCSGPQVATRVSHTPSSSMGQISATPLPDEHFFRPTFRLGKTGTGPIPCSAAQLHILTLLDYVKEQQTAIAAAVNNLAARLGTEAPVAEMPKDISIPLTTVPEVEEFEEWLKDSRNSQAKQNMISALGAVGGQNTKRVTWNILSRLYSDAVAKQINWKGVNGKKCFKEMLTRSLLIRAVRKNQSSTNAADSEIDSYAIRWFNLAPDRGGGRKERSRVKEALTEMAHGN, encoded by the exons ATGTTTTTGGTTGTGGAATTTATAGAAACAAACACTGTTAACATTATATCTGAATCATGGCTTGAAGATGGTGTCACTTGGTGGCCAAACTATAGAAGCGACGAACGCATAAACCGAGCTGTTCAAAAATGTGAAGAGCCAGGAGCAGACTGGAAAAAATATGATGTTCGAGTCCATTCAAGAACAG GTGATTACCTTAAAGCAAGACAGAAACTGAGGGCCTTGCTGACCTGCAATACCTCTGAATTACAAACAGATGAGGAGGAAGAAGTGATTAGGAAGAGAAAAATTAAGCCAAG gCAAATCTTTGGCGATACAGACTCTGACAGTGAGCCAGAGATGGCTATAAAGAGGAGATGCCACAATGTCCTCCCTTGTCCAGTACCACCTATTCCTCCCCCTACTCCTGACAATGAAGCTTGCCAGACTACTGCTAGACCTCTCCTAGACCAGAGGCAGACGGAATCTTATTTTACTG CAGCACCACCTGCCCCCTTAAGTACATCTTGCATGCCTTCCAGTCCTCTGCCCCACTCCTCTGTTGGCCATTTTGATACGATGCATTTTCAAGATGATTTTTGCTcag GGCCTCAAGTTGCAACACGTGTCTCTCACACACCATCAAGCTCTATGGGCCAGATCTCTGCCACGCCTCTGCCAGATGAGCATTTCTTTAGGCCCACATTTAGACTGGGGAAGACAGGCACTGGACCAATTCCATGCTctg CTGCTCAGCTGCACATCCTAACTTTATTGGATTATGTGAAGGAACAGCAAACGGCGATTGCTGCTGCTGTGAACAATCTTGCTGCAAGACTGGGGACAGAGGCTCCTGTGgctgaaatgcctaaagacaTCAGTATCCCCCTGACCACTGTGCCTGAAGTTGAGGAGTTTGAGGAATGGCTTAAAGACTCAAGAAATTCACAAGCTAAACAAAACATG aTATCTGCTCTGGGTGCTGTTGGAGGTCAAAACACCAAAAGAGTGACATGGAACATACTTTCAAGGCTTTACTCAGATGCAGTAGCCAAACAAATAAACTGgaaaggagtcaatgggaagaAGTGCTTTAAGGAAATGCTCACAAGAAGTTTGTTGATCA GGGCTGTAAGAAAGAACCAGTCTTCGACCAATGCAGCAGACAGTGAGATAGATTCTTATGCCATCCGTTGGTTCAATCTTGCTCCTGACCGTGGCGGTGGCCGGAAAGAGCGTTCAAGAGTCAAAGAGGCGTTAACTGAG atggCCCATGGGAATTAA